From one Chromatiales bacterium genomic stretch:
- the rplJ gene encoding 50S ribosomal protein L10, which yields MALKIEDKQRITEEVAAVAAQAKSVVAVDYHGITANQMTELRKQGRQQDVCIRVVKNSLARRALEDTPFACLSEHLSGPIMFAFSLTDVAAAARIVNDLAKEIEAIEVKLISLDGELHDISKIKQLAELPTYEQAVSLMMAVMKAPLEKLVRTIKAPVVQAVQVVDAVRSDKDKS from the coding sequence ATGGCGTTAAAAATTGAAGACAAACAACGGATTACTGAGGAAGTTGCGGCGGTTGCTGCACAAGCCAAATCAGTGGTCGCAGTAGATTATCATGGCATCACTGCGAATCAGATGACTGAGTTGCGCAAGCAAGGGCGTCAGCAAGATGTTTGTATTCGGGTTGTTAAAAATAGTCTAGCGCGGCGGGCATTAGAGGATACGCCTTTTGCCTGCTTGAGTGAGCATCTGTCGGGTCCTATCATGTTTGCTTTTTCATTGACAGATGTAGCGGCGGCTGCGCGCATTGTTAATGATCTTGCTAAAGAAATTGAGGCGATTGAGGTTAAGCTGATTTCACTGGATGGTGAACTGCACGATATTTCTAAAATTAAGCAACTCGCCGAATTGCCGACTTACGAGCAGGCGGTGAGCTTGATGATGGCGGTTATGAAAGCTCCGCTGGAGAAGTTAGTGAGGACGATTAAAGCACCAGTGGTGCAAGCGGTGCAGGTTGTCGATGCGG